Proteins from one Rosa chinensis cultivar Old Blush chromosome 7, RchiOBHm-V2, whole genome shotgun sequence genomic window:
- the LOC112177351 gene encoding uncharacterized protein LOC112177351 — protein sequence MARGSRSESSRAGEAAAAKVRRDERLASNSAASGSAGEEEAAEQNVESAWFLPDGTAVDEAGGGMSGAAVARLKQAFHLPGSVKLRPPTADEKASILPTGCAAVHEAIFRQGVTLPLVPNLQILVCEFGLAFGQICPNMWRLMLAMNSLWRLSGCEGPTVAEVLHFYELVYVKRQGCHGQVNLSRRQGAPKLIENLRDSMSYWRGTFCVATDGWEYHARSNEEGPSFRIKSEFQPIRAGLRYTLTRAEECRVARIRGCWRNRNLLDFRLLTGWELLVDLRLTRSIETPPGNKSSRDAFEKAMDRAEIENFLEAMYAEGLAAQQTVVNPETLALSHSEVPVEMAMPHQSHLGEDGLPTVQAGTQADGGERGTVATGQRERMPATRRGPQKKAVPSTETATEARGNSNTNQMLKIRFLQWEDGQQ from the exons ATGGCCCGTGGTTCGCgttcagagagctctagggcgggtgaggccgctgccgcCAAGGTTAGGCGCGACGAACGCTTGgcaagcaatagtgctgctagcggctccgccgGGGAGGAAGAGGCAGCGGAGCAAAATGTtgagtcggcgtggttcctcCCGGATGGGACagccgttgacgaggcgggagggggGATGAGCGGTGCTGCTGTCGCTCGACTGAAGCAGGCGTTCCACCtgccggggtcggtgaagctgcgaCCACCGACGGCTGATGAGAAGGCGTCGATTCTCCCGACGGGGTGTgcggccgtgcacgaggccatattccgccaaggggtGACACttccgctggtgcccaatcttCAAATCCTTgtttgcgagtttggccttgccttcggTCAGATCTGTccaaacatgtggcggttgatgttggcgatgaactccttgtggcgcttgtcggggtgcgaggggcctaccgtggcggaagtgctccatttctacgagttagtatatgtgaagcgccaaggttgccaCGGGCAAGTAAATTTgagtcgccggcagggagcgcccaagctgatcgagaatctgagggactccatgtcctattggcgggggaccttttGCGTTGCTAccgacggttgggagtaccacgctaggtctaacgaggaagggccgtcatttaggattaagtccgagttccaacctattcgag cgggactcCGGTATACGCTGACGCGTGCAGAAGAGTGCCGGgtggcgaggatcagaggttgctggcggaaccggaACCTGCTTGACTTCCGCTTGCTAACTGGTTGGGAGTTATTAgtcgacctgcgactaacacgcTCTATTG aaactccgccgggcaacaaatcaagtcgcgacgcgttcgagaaggcgatggatcgggcggagatagaaaactttttggaggccatgtatgctgAGGgactggcggcccagcagaccgtggtgaacccggagacgttgGCGTTGAGTCactccgaggttccggtggagATGGCAATGCCACACCAGTCTCACCTTGGCGAAGATGGTCTGCCTACGGTGCAGGCGGGGACTCAGGCGGatggcggggagaggggaacCGTTGCTACCGGGCAGCGGGAACGGATGCCTGCCACcaggcgcggtcctcaaaagaaggcGGTACCTTCAACCGAGACTGCTACCGAGGCCAGGG GCAACAGTAATACAAATCAGATGTTGAAAATCCGGTTCCTCCAATGGGAAGATGGGCAGCAGTAA